A single genomic interval of Candidatus Bipolaricaulis anaerobius harbors:
- the mutM gene encoding bifunctional DNA-formamidopyrimidine glycosylase/DNA-(apurinic or apyrimidinic site) lyase — protein sequence MPELPEVETMVRGLRPHVVGKEILSVQVRDPKLAPIVPTLALPATVASLSRRGKHILFDLGDRTLVLHLRMSGRLAWGTREPTGKVRLSLRFPDGGAHLVDPRRLGTTAVVERFVDELGPEPFGDLAWLPAALARSRMPVKLWLMDQKKIAGIGNIYAAEILFRAGIAPTRPAGSLSRKEVARLEDAIPSVLERAIAAGGTTLADGLYRGPTGENGEFRYELSVYGREGEPCPRCGARIERSLLGGRGTYSCPRCQS from the coding sequence TTGCCCGAGCTCCCCGAGGTGGAGACGATGGTCCGCGGGCTACGGCCCCACGTGGTGGGGAAGGAGATCCTTTCCGTCCAAGTGCGGGATCCGAAACTCGCCCCTATCGTCCCCACGCTCGCCCTCCCCGCGACCGTGGCATCCCTCTCCCGGCGGGGGAAGCACATCCTGTTCGACCTCGGGGACCGAACCCTCGTCCTCCACCTGCGGATGAGCGGCCGCCTCGCGTGGGGAACAAGGGAGCCCACCGGGAAGGTCCGTCTGTCCCTCCGCTTTCCCGACGGGGGAGCCCACCTCGTGGATCCGCGCCGCCTGGGGACCACCGCGGTCGTGGAACGGTTCGTGGACGAGCTCGGCCCGGAGCCGTTCGGGGACCTCGCCTGGCTCCCCGCAGCCCTCGCGCGGAGCCGGATGCCGGTCAAGCTGTGGCTCATGGACCAGAAAAAGATCGCGGGGATCGGGAACATCTACGCGGCGGAGATCCTGTTCCGGGCGGGCATCGCCCCCACCCGACCCGCGGGCTCCCTGTCCCGGAAGGAGGTCGCCCGGCTCGAGGACGCGATCCCGTCCGTCCTCGAACGGGCGATCGCCGCCGGTGGAACGACCCTCGCGGACGGCCTCTACCGGGGGCCGACCGGGGAGAACGGCGAGTTCCGGTACGAGCTCTCCGTCTACGGCCGGGAGGGGGAACCATGCCCGCGGTGCGGGGCCCGGATCGAGCGCTCGCTGCTCGGCGGACGGGGCACCTACTCCTGCCCCCGCTGCCAGAGCTAG
- a CDS encoding GTPase produces MPANLSPAFLAARDRLNRSKTDEERLDALQEMLATIPKHKGTEKMQADIRRRIAKLKEKAEQQRRSGKGGAVGYHVPREGAAQVALVGVPNAGKSSLLAALTRATPDIAPYPLTTVRPQPGMMEFEDIQIQLVDLPPITRDYTEGWVYGLIRLADTVALCVDLGSPGWQRETEEAIALLAAHHTLLTKGASRQVDWRVVERQTVALGLKADLGRDRIPAFLAWADGRYPAAVASTATGEGLEEVRVLIFRHSGVVRVYTKKPGHPPDLSKPYTIREGATVLNVVEQIHKDFVSRLRYVRLWGSGRFEGQHAPQDHVVQDKDIVEIHLS; encoded by the coding sequence ATGCCCGCCAACCTGAGCCCCGCCTTCCTCGCTGCCCGGGACCGCCTCAACCGGTCCAAGACGGATGAGGAGCGACTGGACGCGCTCCAGGAGATGCTCGCCACCATCCCCAAGCACAAGGGGACGGAGAAGATGCAGGCTGACATCCGGCGGCGGATCGCTAAGCTGAAGGAGAAGGCAGAACAACAGCGGCGATCCGGCAAGGGAGGTGCGGTCGGCTACCACGTGCCGCGGGAGGGGGCGGCTCAGGTGGCCCTCGTTGGCGTCCCCAACGCCGGGAAGTCGTCCCTCCTCGCCGCCCTGACCCGGGCCACCCCGGACATCGCCCCCTACCCGCTGACCACCGTCCGGCCGCAGCCGGGGATGATGGAGTTTGAGGACATCCAGATCCAGCTCGTGGACCTCCCACCGATCACCCGGGACTACACCGAGGGATGGGTGTACGGGCTGATCCGCCTCGCAGACACGGTGGCGCTGTGCGTGGACCTGGGGAGCCCTGGCTGGCAGCGCGAGACGGAGGAAGCGATCGCCCTCCTCGCCGCGCACCACACCCTGCTCACGAAGGGCGCGAGCCGGCAGGTGGACTGGCGGGTCGTGGAGCGGCAGACGGTCGCCCTCGGGCTCAAGGCCGACCTCGGACGCGATCGCATCCCAGCGTTCCTCGCCTGGGCCGACGGCCGGTACCCAGCCGCGGTCGCCTCCACCGCGACCGGAGAGGGGCTGGAGGAAGTGCGGGTCCTCATCTTTCGCCATTCGGGGGTGGTGCGGGTGTACACGAAGAAGCCGGGCCACCCCCCCGACCTATCGAAACCGTACACGATCAGGGAGGGAGCAACGGTGCTGAACGTCGTCGAGCAGATTCACAAGGACTTCGTGAGCCGGCTGCGCTACGTGCGCCTGTGGGGCTCGGGCCGGTTCGAGGGCCAGCATGCCCCGCAGGATCACGTGGTTCAGGACAAGGACATCGTGGAGATCCACCTCTCATGA
- a CDS encoding S1C family serine protease, which yields MTDELPLEPEGEPQPLPPRRWWVPFLSLLLAGALLATFIPGLLPRERTGSGTGFGIAAGGYVLTAAHVVRGASEIAVYWEGQRHRATAIALSPDHDLALLVMDNAPPLPVASLALDRPKVGDAVVAVGHPTGAAQPLPLPTHVVGVGWWAVGPETTVLRDLIATQDPFRPGYSGAPLVNEAGQVVGIVTGSAAAEGGPEVGFAVSIHRAVDWLAGRGMALPLASGGSSLPVREGEALDLIGPAVVRVEARLPPGSR from the coding sequence ATGACCGACGAGCTCCCCCTCGAGCCCGAGGGGGAACCGCAGCCCCTCCCCCCGCGGCGGTGGTGGGTTCCTTTCCTCTCTCTCCTCCTCGCGGGCGCCCTCCTCGCCACGTTCATCCCCGGCCTCCTCCCCCGCGAGAGGACGGGATCCGGAACCGGATTTGGCATCGCCGCGGGCGGGTACGTCCTCACCGCCGCCCACGTCGTGCGGGGGGCAAGCGAGATCGCCGTGTACTGGGAAGGGCAGAGGCACCGCGCGACCGCGATCGCCCTCAGTCCGGACCACGACCTCGCCCTCCTCGTGATGGACAACGCCCCGCCGCTCCCCGTGGCTTCGCTGGCGCTGGATCGGCCGAAGGTTGGGGACGCCGTTGTGGCGGTGGGGCACCCCACCGGGGCGGCCCAGCCGCTTCCCCTGCCCACCCACGTCGTCGGCGTCGGGTGGTGGGCGGTGGGGCCGGAGACGACGGTCCTCCGCGACCTCATCGCCACCCAGGACCCGTTCCGGCCTGGCTACAGCGGGGCCCCGCTCGTGAACGAGGCCGGGCAGGTGGTGGGGATCGTCACGGGCAGCGCGGCGGCGGAGGGCGGGCCGGAGGTCGGGTTCGCCGTGTCCATCCACCGGGCAGTGGACTGGCTCGCCGGGCGGGGGATGGCCCTGCCCCTCGCCTCAGGAGGCAGTTCCCTCCCGGTCCGCGAGGGGGAGGCCCTCGACCTCATCGGCCCCGCCGTGGTCCGGGTCGAGGCCCGGCTTCCCCCGGGGAGCCGGTAG
- a CDS encoding PhoPQ-activated pathogenicity-related family protein, with product MERLLVGALVAAVSVVGVGEPPAELYTYLAATAGEGTWEVRSIQPVGTGRVTEIGLRSQTWRGIPWDHVLTVYEPGEVLVEDVLVLFISGDPGPGDVLLGRTGAALSGLRFAILSGVPNQPLFGLREDALIAHTFERYLVEGDPDWPLLLPMVRSAHAALEALDALAPGLWGTELRGVVVAGASKRGWTAYLTAATAPARVVGLAPIVFDFLNIPAQLQHQEEVLGGPSPMLDAYTSRGLTRAFATSERGLRLAQIVDPYTYRHALTMPKLIIAGSNDPYWTVDATSLYWPGLPDPKLLLVVPNAGHGLLDVFRVVSSVGAFVRLVARGEIIPTVRFTSDGARVGVETDREPDEARLWVAASATRDFRFARWEERELRGEGRAWETVVTPPDAGYLAFFAELVFAVDELKLYVSSPPQVLGP from the coding sequence GCAGTATCGGTGGTGGGCGTGGGGGAGCCACCGGCTGAGCTCTACACCTACCTCGCCGCTACGGCGGGGGAGGGGACGTGGGAGGTCCGGTCCATCCAACCGGTGGGTACGGGGCGGGTGACGGAGATCGGCCTCCGGTCCCAAACCTGGCGCGGGATCCCGTGGGATCACGTGCTGACCGTGTACGAGCCGGGAGAGGTCCTGGTGGAGGACGTTCTCGTGCTCTTCATCTCCGGGGATCCCGGGCCCGGGGACGTCCTCCTCGGGAGGACGGGGGCGGCCCTCTCCGGCCTCCGGTTCGCCATCCTCAGCGGGGTGCCCAACCAGCCCCTGTTCGGCCTACGCGAGGACGCCCTCATCGCCCATACGTTCGAGCGGTACCTGGTCGAGGGGGACCCGGACTGGCCCCTTCTCCTCCCAATGGTGCGCAGCGCCCACGCGGCGCTGGAGGCCCTGGATGCGCTCGCCCCCGGCCTGTGGGGCACGGAGCTGCGGGGGGTCGTGGTCGCCGGGGCGTCCAAGCGCGGCTGGACGGCCTACCTCACCGCGGCCACCGCGCCCGCGCGGGTGGTGGGGCTGGCCCCGATCGTGTTCGATTTCCTTAATATCCCGGCCCAGCTTCAGCACCAGGAGGAGGTGCTCGGTGGCCCGTCGCCGATGCTCGACGCCTACACGTCGCGCGGGCTCACCCGGGCGTTTGCGACCTCGGAGCGTGGGCTGCGGCTGGCGCAGATCGTGGACCCGTACACGTACCGGCATGCCCTCACGATGCCCAAGCTCATCATCGCGGGGTCGAACGATCCTTACTGGACCGTGGACGCGACGAGCCTCTACTGGCCAGGCCTCCCCGACCCGAAGCTCCTCCTCGTCGTCCCCAACGCCGGGCATGGGCTCCTCGACGTGTTCCGGGTGGTGAGCTCGGTCGGAGCGTTCGTGCGGCTCGTGGCGCGGGGGGAGATCATCCCGACGGTCCGGTTCACCTCGGACGGGGCACGGGTTGGGGTGGAGACCGATCGCGAACCGGATGAGGCGCGGCTGTGGGTCGCCGCGAGCGCGACCCGGGATTTCCGGTTCGCCCGCTGGGAGGAACGGGAGCTTAGGGGGGAGGGGCGGGCGTGGGAAACGGTGGTTACCCCTCCCGACGCGGGGTACCTCGCGTTCTTCGCTGAGCTCGTGTTCGCGGTGGACGAGCTCAAGCTCTACGTCTCCTCCCCCCCGCAGGTCCTCGGCCCGTGA
- a CDS encoding L-threonylcarbamoyladenylate synthase: protein METQLLAPDEEGIVAAAAVIRRQGIVAFPTETVYGLGADAMVARAVARVFAAKERPRFDPVIVHVASPEDVGTLWTEVPPLARRLMETFWPGPLTLVLPRRRRVPAIVTAGLPTVAVRMPDHPVALALIRAAGRPIAAPSANRFGRLSPTHHDDVLSQLAGQVDAVIAGGPTPVGIESTVVSLAEEVPVVLRPGGTPLEALREVIPELRTAPPLGPSASPGTLPRHYLPATPLFLLDHGPVPERSEQVDRLACGFLAFREEWSGFGRVEVLSPGGDLVEAGARFFSTLHRLDRAGLAAIIAEPIREEGLGVAMMDRLRRAAAGRAYLGEGQVWMARN from the coding sequence ATGGAGACGCAGCTCCTCGCTCCGGATGAGGAAGGGATCGTCGCCGCCGCGGCCGTCATCCGCCGGCAGGGGATCGTGGCGTTCCCGACGGAGACGGTGTACGGCCTCGGGGCGGACGCCATGGTGGCGCGGGCCGTGGCGCGCGTGTTCGCGGCCAAGGAGCGGCCCCGGTTCGACCCCGTGATCGTCCACGTCGCCTCCCCCGAAGATGTTGGGACCCTGTGGACGGAGGTCCCGCCGCTCGCGCGGAGGCTCATGGAGACGTTCTGGCCGGGTCCCCTGACCCTCGTCCTCCCCCGCCGGCGGCGGGTCCCGGCGATCGTCACCGCCGGCCTGCCCACGGTGGCGGTGCGGATGCCGGACCATCCCGTGGCCCTCGCCCTCATCCGGGCGGCGGGGAGGCCGATCGCCGCTCCGAGCGCGAACCGGTTCGGACGCCTCTCCCCCACCCACCACGACGACGTCCTCTCCCAGCTCGCGGGGCAGGTGGACGCAGTCATCGCCGGTGGGCCGACCCCGGTTGGGATCGAGTCCACCGTGGTCTCGCTCGCGGAGGAGGTGCCGGTGGTGCTCCGCCCGGGGGGGACCCCGCTCGAGGCGCTGCGGGAGGTGATCCCCGAGCTGCGCACTGCCCCGCCCCTTGGCCCATCGGCCTCGCCGGGGACGCTCCCCCGCCACTACCTCCCCGCTACCCCCCTCTTCCTCCTCGATCACGGTCCTGTCCCGGAAAGGAGCGAACAGGTGGACCGGCTAGCGTGTGGGTTCCTCGCGTTCCGCGAGGAGTGGAGCGGGTTCGGGCGGGTGGAGGTCCTCTCCCCGGGGGGGGACCTCGTCGAGGCAGGGGCCCGGTTCTTCTCCACCCTCCATCGGCTCGATCGGGCGGGGCTCGCGGCGATCATCGCCGAGCCGATCCGCGAGGAGGGCCTCGGGGTGGCGATGATGGACCGGCTGCGGCGGGCCGCGGCGGGGCGGGCCTACCTGGGCGAGGGGCAGGTGTGGATGGCGCGTAACTGA
- a CDS encoding type 1 glutamine amidotransferase domain-containing protein — protein MSAKDKRVAVLVADMYQELEFWYPYLRLKEEGASVVAVGPEKREYKSRLGYPVPAELAAAQVRTADFEAVVIPGGYAPDYMRRSPALVSFVREMAQVGKPVAAICHGGWMLCSARVVKGKRVTSVAAIRDDLENAGATWVDEEVVRDGNLITSRVPSDLPAFLRAILAALG, from the coding sequence ATGAGCGCGAAGGACAAACGGGTTGCAGTGCTGGTGGCGGACATGTACCAGGAATTGGAGTTCTGGTACCCCTACCTGCGACTGAAGGAGGAAGGGGCCTCGGTCGTGGCGGTGGGGCCGGAGAAGCGGGAGTACAAGAGCCGACTTGGCTACCCGGTCCCGGCTGAGCTCGCCGCGGCCCAGGTTCGCACGGCGGACTTCGAGGCAGTGGTCATCCCCGGCGGGTACGCCCCGGACTACATGCGCCGGAGCCCGGCCCTCGTCTCGTTCGTGCGCGAGATGGCGCAGGTGGGCAAGCCGGTGGCGGCGATCTGCCATGGGGGGTGGATGCTCTGCTCGGCGCGGGTGGTGAAGGGGAAGCGGGTCACGAGCGTGGCCGCGATCCGGGACGACCTCGAGAACGCCGGGGCGACGTGGGTTGACGAGGAGGTCGTGCGCGACGGGAACCTCATCACGTCACGCGTCCCGAGCGACCTGCCCGCATTCCTGCGGGCGATCCTCGCCGCCCTCGGGTAG
- a CDS encoding endonuclease MutS2, with protein sequence MMVSSASDDVISEVVNPRTGRDLELGKVLDGVAAFAASTLGAEAVRALSPRSDRAALEREFALVGEMEEAIRAGFSLGGIHDLSPLLAAARDHGALPPDRFLTVAATLTACGEVRQALAGSRLLGLKALGERISDQTDLLRAVWRAVDERGEVRQDATPKLRDLYRERRGLVDRITDLLRRYLDHNRDLVQEPVVTQRGGRFVVPLKAGARGASVVVHEMSASGQTLFAEPAAAVELNNRLREADDEIEREVHRILAELTGMLLEEEGHLRRDLATVARLDGLYARARYGQAVRGALPTLVEDGRIELVEARHPLLGDRAVPVSIAFGGTKRVAVITGPNTGGKTVLLKTIGLLTVMAQSGIPIPASSRTVLSVFPKVRSDIGEEQSIEQSLSTFSSHMTNIVGILCDVDERSLVLLDELGAGTDPQEGAALGLAILERILEIGATAAVATHLTPLKHFSVSHPGVLSCSMEFDLETLSPTYRVQEGVPGRSCALEIADRLGLPRELIERARGVFTSGEIRAEEIIAELERERGAARRLRANLELERETLRKLRADYEKRLLALQEKKTEAIGQELARLEGEIRAARKELSALIAQARAAGSAEERRAVLKRVEEIAAEVPAAPGPVHRPLAVREGMVVRVRATGKVGTVLWVDGDRVGVEVRGRRVELPPEALEPAESVPVPRAPVPTLGPVREVSLELSVRGLSVSEAEREVEAWLDRLLRAGVSTGRIVHGKGTGALREALHGYLRRAPYVKRFHLAPPAEGGDGVTIVELG encoded by the coding sequence ATGATGGTCTCCTCTGCGTCGGATGATGTGATCTCCGAGGTCGTGAACCCCCGCACCGGGCGGGACCTCGAGCTGGGGAAGGTCCTCGACGGGGTGGCGGCGTTCGCCGCTTCCACGCTCGGGGCCGAGGCGGTGCGCGCCCTCTCCCCGCGGTCCGACCGGGCCGCCCTGGAGCGGGAGTTCGCCCTCGTCGGGGAGATGGAGGAGGCCATCCGCGCGGGGTTCTCTCTCGGGGGAATCCACGATCTCTCCCCGCTCCTCGCCGCGGCCCGCGATCACGGGGCCCTGCCCCCGGACCGGTTCCTGACCGTCGCCGCCACCTTGACCGCGTGCGGTGAGGTGCGGCAGGCCCTGGCCGGATCGCGGCTCCTCGGGCTCAAGGCTTTGGGAGAGAGGATCTCCGACCAGACCGATCTCCTCCGCGCGGTCTGGCGAGCCGTGGATGAGCGGGGGGAGGTGCGACAGGACGCGACGCCTAAGCTGCGGGACCTCTATCGGGAGCGGCGGGGGCTTGTGGACCGGATCACCGACCTCCTCCGCCGATACCTGGACCATAACCGCGACCTCGTCCAGGAGCCGGTGGTGACCCAGCGCGGCGGGAGGTTCGTGGTCCCGCTCAAGGCCGGGGCGCGGGGGGCATCGGTGGTGGTCCACGAGATGTCGGCGAGCGGCCAGACCCTGTTCGCCGAGCCGGCGGCGGCGGTTGAGCTCAACAACCGGCTGCGGGAGGCCGATGACGAGATCGAGCGCGAGGTGCACCGAATCCTGGCCGAGCTCACGGGGATGCTCCTCGAGGAGGAGGGCCACCTGCGGCGCGACCTGGCGACCGTGGCCCGGCTGGATGGCCTGTACGCCCGGGCGCGGTACGGCCAGGCGGTGCGGGGAGCGCTGCCGACCCTCGTCGAGGATGGGCGGATCGAGCTCGTGGAGGCCCGCCACCCCCTCCTCGGGGACCGGGCGGTGCCGGTCTCGATCGCGTTCGGGGGGACGAAGCGGGTGGCGGTGATCACCGGCCCCAACACGGGCGGGAAGACCGTCCTCCTGAAGACGATCGGCCTCCTTACGGTGATGGCCCAGAGCGGGATCCCGATCCCCGCCTCGTCGCGGACCGTGCTCTCCGTGTTCCCCAAGGTGCGGTCGGACATCGGGGAGGAGCAGTCGATCGAACAGAGCCTGTCCACCTTCTCCTCCCACATGACGAACATCGTGGGGATCCTCTGCGACGTCGATGAACGGTCCCTCGTCCTCCTCGACGAGCTGGGGGCAGGGACCGATCCTCAGGAGGGGGCTGCGCTCGGCCTGGCGATCCTGGAGCGGATCCTCGAGATCGGGGCCACCGCAGCGGTGGCGACCCACCTCACCCCCCTCAAGCACTTCTCCGTGTCCCATCCCGGCGTCCTCTCTTGCTCGATGGAGTTCGACCTGGAGACCCTCTCCCCCACCTACCGCGTCCAGGAGGGGGTGCCGGGGCGGTCGTGTGCCCTCGAGATCGCGGATCGCCTCGGGCTCCCCCGAGAGCTCATCGAGCGGGCGCGCGGCGTGTTCACGTCAGGCGAGATCCGCGCCGAGGAGATCATCGCCGAGCTCGAGCGGGAGCGGGGGGCGGCCCGCCGACTGCGGGCGAACCTTGAGCTGGAGCGGGAAACTCTGAGAAAGCTGCGGGCGGACTATGAGAAGAGGCTCCTCGCCCTCCAGGAGAAGAAGACGGAGGCCATTGGCCAGGAACTGGCGCGGCTGGAGGGGGAGATCCGCGCTGCGCGCAAGGAACTCTCGGCGCTCATCGCCCAGGCCCGCGCCGCCGGTTCGGCCGAGGAGCGGAGGGCTGTTCTCAAGCGGGTGGAGGAGATCGCGGCTGAGGTCCCGGCGGCTCCTGGCCCCGTCCACCGCCCCCTCGCGGTGAGGGAGGGGATGGTCGTGCGCGTGCGCGCGACGGGGAAGGTGGGCACCGTGCTGTGGGTGGACGGGGACCGGGTCGGGGTCGAGGTGCGCGGGCGGAGGGTCGAGCTCCCCCCCGAGGCGCTCGAACCCGCCGAAAGCGTGCCCGTACCGCGGGCACCCGTGCCCACCCTCGGGCCGGTGAGGGAGGTGAGCCTGGAGCTCTCCGTGCGCGGGCTCTCCGTATCCGAGGCCGAACGCGAGGTCGAGGCCTGGCTCGATCGCCTGTTGCGGGCCGGGGTGTCCACGGGCCGCATCGTCCACGGCAAGGGGACGGGCGCGCTGCGGGAGGCCCTCCACGGCTACCTCCGCCGCGCCCCGTACGTGAAGCGGTTTCACCTCGCCCCCCCCGCCGAGGGCGGCGATGGGGTCACGATCGTCGAGCTGGGGTAG
- a CDS encoding amidohydrolase, protein MGADLILYGGPLFGADGADALAVRCGRIAAVGASPELLRLTGPETALISLRGRAVLPGFFDAHTHFIRVGLEHTFYVGLGAARSLGEALDRLRETARARPGGWIVGRGWDESRWPEKRYLERADLDRAVPHQPCCAVRVDGHLVAANTLALAHCSYPNGEFVDRNRGHLREDAASDLIRAAQPDPEALAEAVSVASRHAASLGVTAVGDMAGPGDLAAYQVALRRGTLQTRVFLYLPADNLSAAKELQVSHGFGSPLLTIQGVKAFADGSIGARTAALNTPYRDGKGLGQLLTERAELARLGREASEAGLQLAVHAIGDRAIEEALAAAHAAGVGRLDRHRIEHLELPTPEQLDRVASLGLVASMQPNFLQWSGRGRMYEDRLGPEREARMDPHAWVSERGIPLAFGSDGMPMDPLYGIGLALDPPHPPQKLTLAAAIRAYTEGAAYAAFAEPDLGTLSPGKRADLVVLSRDPAQAPWGELAVDLTFLAGKPIYTRTGTG, encoded by the coding sequence ATGGGAGCGGATCTGATCCTCTATGGGGGGCCACTGTTCGGGGCCGACGGAGCGGATGCCCTTGCCGTCCGGTGCGGGCGGATCGCCGCCGTGGGAGCTTCCCCCGAGCTCCTCCGCCTGACGGGGCCGGAGACGGCCCTGATCTCCCTCCGCGGGCGGGCCGTCCTCCCCGGGTTCTTCGACGCTCACACCCATTTCATCCGCGTGGGCCTGGAGCACACGTTCTACGTTGGGCTGGGGGCAGCGCGGTCGCTCGGGGAAGCCCTGGACCGGCTGCGGGAAACAGCGCGGGCCCGCCCCGGGGGGTGGATCGTCGGCCGGGGGTGGGACGAGTCGCGGTGGCCGGAGAAGCGGTACCTGGAACGGGCCGATCTCGACCGGGCCGTTCCCCACCAGCCATGCTGCGCGGTGCGGGTGGACGGGCACCTCGTGGCCGCCAACACCCTCGCCCTCGCCCACTGCTCCTACCCCAACGGGGAGTTCGTGGACCGCAACCGGGGCCACCTCCGCGAGGACGCGGCCTCCGACCTCATCCGCGCCGCACAGCCCGATCCGGAGGCGCTCGCCGAGGCCGTGTCCGTCGCCTCGCGCCACGCCGCCTCGCTCGGGGTGACAGCAGTTGGTGACATGGCCGGCCCTGGCGATCTCGCCGCCTACCAGGTCGCCCTGCGGCGAGGCACCCTCCAGACCCGGGTCTTCCTCTACCTCCCGGCGGACAACCTTTCGGCAGCGAAAGAGCTCCAAGTGAGCCATGGGTTCGGCTCCCCCCTCCTCACCATCCAGGGAGTGAAGGCGTTCGCCGACGGCTCAATCGGGGCCCGTACCGCGGCGCTCAACACGCCGTACAGGGACGGAAAGGGCCTGGGACAGCTCCTCACCGAGCGGGCTGAGCTTGCCCGCCTGGGGCGGGAGGCGAGCGAAGCGGGGCTCCAGCTCGCCGTCCACGCCATCGGCGACCGGGCGATCGAGGAGGCCCTCGCCGCAGCCCACGCCGCGGGGGTGGGCCGCCTGGACCGGCATCGGATCGAGCACCTCGAACTCCCCACCCCTGAGCAGCTGGACCGGGTGGCCTCCCTCGGGCTCGTGGCCTCGATGCAGCCGAACTTCCTCCAGTGGTCGGGACGGGGAAGGATGTACGAGGACCGCCTGGGCCCGGAGCGGGAGGCGCGGATGGACCCCCATGCCTGGGTCAGCGAGCGGGGGATCCCCCTTGCGTTCGGGTCGGATGGGATGCCGATGGACCCCCTGTACGGGATCGGCCTCGCCCTCGATCCTCCCCACCCGCCCCAGAAGCTCACCCTCGCCGCGGCGATCCGCGCCTACACGGAAGGGGCAGCCTACGCTGCGTTCGCCGAACCGGACCTCGGGACGCTCTCCCCGGGGAAGAGGGCGGACCTCGTCGTCCTGTCTCGGGACCCGGCTCAGGCCCCGTGGGGGGAGCTCGCGGTGGATCTGACGTTCCTCGCCGGGAAACCGATCTACACCCGCACCGGGACGGGCTAG
- a CDS encoding M20/M25/M40 family metallo-hydrolase encodes MAERLIQVLKGFCEVERGPLGSVVARISRGEGPTVMVEGHLDTVPGGESGGWTRGPFSGEIADGRLWGRGAADMKGAIAAQVAAAATLSQEIEGTLLLVYVPHEETAEGVVLARVLDQVERPDLVVLSEPTDLRLGIGHRGRAVIRLEAHGRASHAAMPHLGDNAIVRMVETLPLTFDALFPDDPLLGEETATPVAIGTPSDGPVVPDRCWVLIDRRISRDETPASVLAAYEGLEVEAKIERLELVAYTGEKFGAECFFPAWWMNPEQPWARRAWEGLGSPPMRVWRFSTDGVESCARRGIPTVGYGPGDESLAHQTDEHVPVADLERAANAYRRLLRSLLVPGSQERKPLQAARREERRGRSRHRR; translated from the coding sequence GTGGCCGAGCGACTGATCCAGGTCCTGAAAGGGTTCTGCGAGGTCGAGCGCGGGCCGTTGGGATCGGTCGTGGCGAGGATCTCCCGTGGGGAGGGCCCGACGGTGATGGTGGAGGGGCACCTCGACACGGTGCCGGGGGGGGAGAGCGGAGGATGGACCAGGGGGCCGTTCTCCGGGGAGATCGCGGACGGGAGGCTGTGGGGACGAGGGGCCGCGGACATGAAGGGGGCGATCGCAGCCCAGGTCGCGGCCGCAGCCACCCTCTCCCAGGAGATCGAGGGAACTCTCCTCCTCGTCTACGTGCCCCACGAGGAAACCGCGGAAGGGGTCGTCCTGGCGCGGGTCCTCGACCAGGTCGAACGGCCGGACCTCGTGGTGCTGAGCGAGCCGACCGACCTCCGCCTGGGGATCGGCCACCGCGGCCGGGCGGTGATCCGGCTGGAGGCCCACGGCCGCGCGTCCCACGCCGCGATGCCGCACCTCGGGGACAACGCGATCGTGCGGATGGTGGAAACGCTTCCCCTCACGTTCGACGCCCTGTTCCCCGACGACCCCCTCCTCGGCGAGGAGACAGCAACACCGGTGGCGATCGGGACGCCGTCCGATGGCCCGGTCGTCCCCGACCGGTGCTGGGTTCTCATCGACCGCCGCATCTCCCGCGACGAGACGCCGGCGTCCGTCCTCGCCGCGTACGAAGGGCTCGAGGTCGAGGCGAAGATCGAGCGCCTGGAGCTCGTCGCCTACACGGGGGAGAAATTCGGGGCGGAGTGCTTCTTCCCCGCGTGGTGGATGAACCCCGAGCAGCCGTGGGCCCGCCGGGCCTGGGAGGGACTGGGTTCGCCGCCGATGCGCGTGTGGCGGTTCTCGACCGATGGCGTGGAGTCGTGCGCCCGGCGGGGGATCCCCACCGTCGGCTACGGCCCGGGGGACGAATCCCTCGCCCACCAGACCGACGAGCACGTTCCCGTGGCCGACCTGGAACGAGCAGCCAATGCCTACCGCCGGCTCCTGCGATCGCTCCTTGTCCCGGGGAGCCAGGAGAGGAAGCCCCTCCAGGCCGCACGTCGGGAGGAACGACGGGGTCGCAGCAGGCATCGCCGGTAG